Within Schaalia sp. HMT-172, the genomic segment ACCCTCCCTGTTCGGCGAATCCCGCATGGTCATCATCCGGGACCTGGAGACCATGAGCGACGCGCTCGCCGCCGACCTGATCGCCTACGCGGCCGCCCCCGCGCCCGACGTATGGATGTTCCTGGCCCACCCCGGCGGCAACGCCCGCGGCAAGAAAGTCACCGACGCGATCGCGAAGGCCAAGTGGCCGGTGATCCCCGCCGACCCGCTGAAGAACGACCGCGACAAGCTGGCGCTCATCGCCTCCGACGTGCGGGCCGCCCGTCGGCAGATGGACACCGAGGCGCAGCAAGCCCTCGTCGACGCGCTCGGCAACGACCCCCGTGCCATGGCGGGCGCCCTGTCTCAGCTGCTCTCCGACGTGAGCGGGCGCATCACACTCGAGGACGTGCGCCGCTACCAGGCGGGTCGCGTCGAGGCCACCGGCTACGACGTGGCCGACGCCGCTGTTGCCGGCAACTCCGCGAAAGCCCTGACCCTCGCCCGGCACGCCTTCGCGACCGGCATCGCCCCGCAGGTGCTCGTCGCAGCCCTGGCGATGAAGTTCCGCGCCATGGCGAAGGTATCCATCGGCGGGGCCGCCTCCGCTCTCAAGATGGCGCCCTGGCAGGTCGATCGGGCCCGGCGCGAGCTGCGCGGATGGTCCGACGCCTCCCTGGCCGGCGCATTCGGCGCCATCGCGACCGCCGACGCCGAAACGAAGGGTGCTTCGCGCGACCCCGAGCGCGCCATCGAAAAAGCCATTATCACCATCTGCAGGCTGCGCGGGCGCTGAGAGCTGCTCCGGCCTCGTCGATGAAGCGACCGAAACCCGAAGGAACAGAGGAGATACATGAAAACGATTCGAACCTTGCTGGGCCGACTGCGGGAGTTCAAGAAACCCGCGATCCTGACCCCGCTGTTCATCATCGGGGAGGTCATCCTCGAGTGCCTGATCCCGCTGACCATGGTCTCGCTGGTGGATGCACTCGACGGCGACACGTTGACCCCCGTCCTTCGCCTGGGCGCGATCCTCATTGGCCTGGCCTTCGCGTCGCTGACCTGCGGAATTCTGTCCGCTCGCTTCGCGGCGACCGCCTCGGTGGGCTTGGCGAAGAACCTGCGACAGGACCTCTTCTTTAAGGTGCAGGACTTTTCCTTCGCCGACATCGACCGCTTCTCCACGTCCTCGCTGGTCACCCGCATGACGACGGACGTCACGAACGTCCAAAACGCCTTCGGTATGCTCATTCGTATCGCGGTGCGCGTGCCGCTCATGATCATCTTCTCCATCGTCATGGCGTTCCGTATTAACGTCCAGATGGCCCTCATCTTCCTTGGGATGGTGCCGGTTCTCGCCCTCATCCTGGCGGCCATTGTGCTCATCGCTTTCCCGATATTCCGCCGCATCTTCAAGAAGTACGACGCCCTGAACAACTCGGTGCAGGAGAACGTCGCCGCGATCCGCGTGGTCAAGTCCTTCGTCACCGAGGAATACGAGACTACCAAGTTCCGCCACGCCTCCGCCGACGTGCGCAAGGACTTCACGAACGCCGAGAAGCTCATCGCGCTCAACAGCCCTGTCATGATGTTCTTCATCTTCGCCGCGATCATTGCCGTCGACTACGTGGGCGCCTCGATCATCGTGAACTCGGGTGCGACAGAGCTGACGAAGGGCGGCCTGACCGCCCTCATCACCTACGGCATCCAGATCCTCGCGCACATGCTCATGCTTGCCTTCATCTTCGTCATGGCGACGATGGCCGCCGAATCCGCGCACCGCATCGCCGAGGTCCTCACTCACGACCCGTCGCTGACCTCCCCGGCGAACGGGGTCACGGACGTCGCGGATGGCTCCGTCGTCTTCGAAGGTGTGTCCTTCAAGTACTCCGAGAGCGCCGAAGAAAACGCGCTATCCGACATCAACCTGCGCGTTGAATCCGGGCAAACGCTCGGTATCGTCGGCGGCACGGGCTCCTCCAAGACCTCGCTCATCCAGCTGATCTGCCGCCTGTACGATGTCTCCGAGGGTTCCGTGAAGGTCGGCGGGCGCGACGTGCGCGACTACGACCTGACCGCCCTGCGTGACGCCGTCTCCGTCGTCCTGCAGAAGAACGTGCTCTTCTCTGGCACTATCAAGGACAACATGCGCTGGGGCAACCCGGACGCGACCGACGAACAGATCGTCCGCGCCTGCAAGCTCGCGCAGGCCGACGAGTTCATCCAGCAGCTGCCCGGCGGCTACGACTACGTCATCTCCCGCGGCGGCACCAACGTCTCCGGCGGCCAGAAGCAGCGCCTGTGCATCGCACGCGCGCTGCTGAAGAACCCCACGATCCTCATCCTGGACGACTCCACCTCCGCCGTGGACACGAAGACTGATTCCCTCATTCGTCACGCCTTCGAGAGCGAGATCCCGGGTACGACGACGATCATCATCGCCCAACGCCTGTCCTCGGTGAGCCACGCCGACCAGATCATCGTGCTGGACGATGGCCGCATCAAGGAACGCGGCACCCACGACGAGCTGATGGCGGCGGGCGGGGAGTACCGCGAGATCTACGAGTCCCAGAACGCCGCGAGCGAAAGCGAGGTGGCCTGACATGGCACGCGAGCGCAACTCCCGGATCGACGATGGTGAGAAGCTCGAAGGCATCGATCGTCCCTTCGGTCGTCTCCTGCGATACGTCTTCCGCCACTACCCGGTGCGTATCAGCCTGACGGTCGTGTGCATCATTACGTCCGCCGTGGCCTCGGCGGTCGGTTCGATCTTCATGCAGCAGATCGTCGACAACGTCGTGACCCCGGGCCTCGAGATCGGCTTCGATGCGGTGCGAGGCACCCTCGTGCGCCTCGTCGTCACGATGGGCATTATTTTCAGCGCAGGCGTCATCGGTAGCTTCATCTACACCCGTGCCATGGCGATCGTGACCCAAGGGACGCTCAAGCACATGCGAGACGACATGTTCGACTCCATGGAGCGCCTGCCCTTGCGTTTCTTCGACACGCATCCGCACGGCGCGATCATGTCGACCTTCACGAACGACACGGACGCGATCCGCCAGCTGATCGGTCAATCGATCCCGACGCTCATCCAGTCGGGCCTGACCATCGTCGTGCTCATCGCCACGATGCTCTACTACTCCGTGTGGCTCTTCCTCGTCGTCCTCGTGGTGGGCGCCCTCATGGCGTTCCTGACGGGCAAGCTCGGTGGCCTCTCGGGCCGCTTCATGAAGGCCCAGCAGGCGGCCTTGGCGGACGAAGAGGGCTTCATCGAAGAGATGATGGATGGCCAGAAGGTCATCCAGGTTTTCAACCACGAGCGCGACGCCAAGGACGAGTTCGTTGAGTACAACCAGAAGCTCTTCGACTCCTCGCAGAAAGCCAATATCTACGGCAACGTCCTGATGCCCGCCCTGGGCAACATCGGCAACATCATGTACGTCGTCATCGCGATTGTCGGCGGCGTCATGATCCTCGAACAGACGCCGAATATTCACCTTATCGGCATCGACGTCATCACGGTCGGCATTGTCGTGTCCTTCCTGGGTATGGTCCGTAACTTCTCGCAGACGATCGGACAGATGTCGATGCAGGTGCCCATGATCGCGCTCGGCATGGCGGGGGCGGGGCGCGTGTTCGCCCTCATCGACCAGGAGCCCGAGGAAGACCACGGATACGTGACACTCGTGAGGGCCCGAGAGCTGCCCGACGGCAGCCTCGAGTCGACCGAGGAACGTACCGGAATCTGGGCTTGGCGTCACCCCCACCAGGCGGACGGCACCGTCACGTACACGCGCCTGCGCGGCGAGCTCGTCATGGAGGGCGTGGACTTCTCCTACGACGGTGAGAAGCAGATCCTGCACGACATCTCCCTGTGGGCCAAGCCCGGCCAGAAGATCGCTTTCGTGGGCGCGACGGGCGCCGGCAAGACAACGATCACGAACCTGATCAACCGCTTCTACGACATCGCCGACGGCAAGATCCGCTACGACGGCATCAATATCAACAAGATCCGCAAGTCGGACCTGCGTCGCTCCCTCGGCGTGGTTCTGCAGGACGTCAAGCTGTTTACGGGCTCGGTCATGGAGAACATCCGCTACGGCCGACTGGACGCCACGGACGAGCAGTGCATTGAGGCCGCGAAGCTGGCCAACGCGGACTCCTTCATCCGACGTCTGCCCGACGGCTACGACACGATGCTCACGGGTAACGGCTCCAACCTGTCCCAGGGGCAGGCCCAGCTCCTGTCGATTGCCCGCGCCGCCGTGGCCGATCCGCCGGCGATGATCCTGGATGAAGCGACGTCTTCGATCGACACACGCACCGAGGCGCTCGTGCAGGCGGGCATGGACAACCTGATGGAGGGACGCACAGTCTTCGTGATCGCCCACCGCCTCTCGACGGTGCGTAACTCGGACGCGATCATGGTCCTGGAGCAGGGGCGCATCATTGAGCGCGGCAGCCACGACGACTTGATCGCTCAGAAGGGCGTGTACTACCAGCTCTACACGGGCGCCTTCGAGCTCGACTAGAGTTCGCGAAGCTCCTTCGCTCAGCCCCGGCCTCGTCCTGCACGAGGCTGGGGCTTCGTCGTGCGTGCCCGTGTTCTTGGGCCGGGGTGCTGTGGGCAGTGGTCGGCCATCTATGCAAGGTGACCGCGGGGTATACGACAGCGGGCCGCCCCGAAGGGCGACCCGCTATGCGTCAAACGAAAGCGTCCGCGATCAGTCAGCGATCGAGGCGACGCGACGAGCAAGCTTGGACTTGCGGTTCGCGGCCTGGTTCTTGTGGATGACGCCCTTGGAGACGGCGACGTCCAGCTTGCGCGAGGCAACGCGCAGGGCGGCCAGAGCCTTGTCCTTGTCGCCGGCCTCGACGGCCTCACGGGTGTGACGGACCAGGGTCTTCAGCTCGGACTTCACGGACTGGTTGCGAACGCGGCGCTTCTCGTTGGTGAGGATGCGCTTCTTCTGGGACTTAATGTTTGCCACAGTCGGATTTCTCCTTGATGTATGTCTGACAGGGTCGGTGAGGGCTGTGTCAAGACCGGGACTTAGGCGTGGGGACACCCGCAAACGGTCCTAACCAGACCCCCTGCCCGACCAGGCCGGGAGTCCAACGACCAAGCATACCAGCAGCGGGGCCCCGCGTCATGCCCCGATGCCCGCCAATGCCTCGTAAGGTCGGTCACGTGGGTGCGGTCGCCGGGGCGTGAGCGTCCGTCGCGCCCGTCGCGTTGTCGTTGTGGCGCGTTAGCCGCCGTGGGTGCGCTGGTGCTCCTCGAGCGCGTCGACGATGCGTTGCCAGGTGACCTCCGGCAGGATCGAGCCTTCGCGGCGCACGTCGGTGGCCTTGACCCACAGGGCGCGATCGAGGCGCACCTCGGAGGGGCGGCCCTTCGGGTCCCACGCGCCCGATCCGATGTCGAACCAGTAGCGTCCGGCAGCGGCCTCCTCGGCGGCGTCGCGTGAATGGTCCTTGCTGGTCAGCTGCAGGAGGTAGACGCCCTCACCCTGGGCGCCGATGACGACGGCGGGGCGGTCCTTGCCGACGGACGCGTCCTCCTGGTAGGGCACCCATGTCCACACGACCTCGCCAGGGTCGGCGTCGCCGTCCATGATCGGCTGGTACGAGGCGTGGGCGAGCGCGTCGGCGATGCTGGCTTCGCGGATGGAGGTGCGGGGGCGCTTCGAGGTCGCCGGATCCTGATGCTGCGGGGAGCCCTGCGGGCGCGAACGGTCGGAGGGCTTGTGGGTGTGGGTTGGCGCGGTCGTGGTCGGACGAGGCCGTGGGGCGTTCTCCTGGCGCGTGGCGGTCGCGTCCGTGGTCGAGGGGTCGGCGCTCGACGAGCTCAGGGTCGAGATGAACTCTGCGAGAGCGCGCACAACTCCGGTGACGAATGAATTCATGGCACCAGCATACGTGAGCCGAATCGAACAGCAGTTATCCACAGGTCCGTCGAAGACGTGAGTTATCCACAGGGTCCGTTCGGGCGCGTGACAGTCGGTGCGTTTAGGTGTCACTCTGGATCTGTTCGAGGAACAACTTCCTACTGAAAGACAGGTGACAACGATGTCGACCGCAACGATTCATGGAATGACCGTCTCTCTGGACGCCTTCGGGCTCCCGAGCGATGCCCCGGCACCAGAGGAGGACATGCAGGCCCGAGCCTG encodes:
- the holA gene encoding DNA polymerase III subunit delta, whose amino-acid sequence is MAARGSRPAAPAQITLAPIVLIKGPEGLLVDRALDRLRALAYQADPNLERTDINAATYQAGQIDVIASPSLFGESRMVIIRDLETMSDALAADLIAYAAAPAPDVWMFLAHPGGNARGKKVTDAIAKAKWPVIPADPLKNDRDKLALIASDVRAARRQMDTEAQQALVDALGNDPRAMAGALSQLLSDVSGRITLEDVRRYQAGRVEATGYDVADAAVAGNSAKALTLARHAFATGIAPQVLVAALAMKFRAMAKVSIGGAASALKMAPWQVDRARRELRGWSDASLAGAFGAIATADAETKGASRDPERAIEKAIITICRLRGR
- a CDS encoding ABC transporter ATP-binding protein, which encodes MKTIRTLLGRLREFKKPAILTPLFIIGEVILECLIPLTMVSLVDALDGDTLTPVLRLGAILIGLAFASLTCGILSARFAATASVGLAKNLRQDLFFKVQDFSFADIDRFSTSSLVTRMTTDVTNVQNAFGMLIRIAVRVPLMIIFSIVMAFRINVQMALIFLGMVPVLALILAAIVLIAFPIFRRIFKKYDALNNSVQENVAAIRVVKSFVTEEYETTKFRHASADVRKDFTNAEKLIALNSPVMMFFIFAAIIAVDYVGASIIVNSGATELTKGGLTALITYGIQILAHMLMLAFIFVMATMAAESAHRIAEVLTHDPSLTSPANGVTDVADGSVVFEGVSFKYSESAEENALSDINLRVESGQTLGIVGGTGSSKTSLIQLICRLYDVSEGSVKVGGRDVRDYDLTALRDAVSVVLQKNVLFSGTIKDNMRWGNPDATDEQIVRACKLAQADEFIQQLPGGYDYVISRGGTNVSGGQKQRLCIARALLKNPTILILDDSTSAVDTKTDSLIRHAFESEIPGTTTIIIAQRLSSVSHADQIIVLDDGRIKERGTHDELMAAGGEYREIYESQNAASESEVA
- a CDS encoding ABC transporter ATP-binding protein gives rise to the protein MARERNSRIDDGEKLEGIDRPFGRLLRYVFRHYPVRISLTVVCIITSAVASAVGSIFMQQIVDNVVTPGLEIGFDAVRGTLVRLVVTMGIIFSAGVIGSFIYTRAMAIVTQGTLKHMRDDMFDSMERLPLRFFDTHPHGAIMSTFTNDTDAIRQLIGQSIPTLIQSGLTIVVLIATMLYYSVWLFLVVLVVGALMAFLTGKLGGLSGRFMKAQQAALADEEGFIEEMMDGQKVIQVFNHERDAKDEFVEYNQKLFDSSQKANIYGNVLMPALGNIGNIMYVVIAIVGGVMILEQTPNIHLIGIDVITVGIVVSFLGMVRNFSQTIGQMSMQVPMIALGMAGAGRVFALIDQEPEEDHGYVTLVRARELPDGSLESTEERTGIWAWRHPHQADGTVTYTRLRGELVMEGVDFSYDGEKQILHDISLWAKPGQKIAFVGATGAGKTTITNLINRFYDIADGKIRYDGININKIRKSDLRRSLGVVLQDVKLFTGSVMENIRYGRLDATDEQCIEAAKLANADSFIRRLPDGYDTMLTGNGSNLSQGQAQLLSIARAAVADPPAMILDEATSSIDTRTEALVQAGMDNLMEGRTVFVIAHRLSTVRNSDAIMVLEQGRIIERGSHDDLIAQKGVYYQLYTGAFELD
- the rpsT gene encoding 30S ribosomal protein S20, coding for MANIKSQKKRILTNEKRRVRNQSVKSELKTLVRHTREAVEAGDKDKALAALRVASRKLDVAVSKGVIHKNQAANRKSKLARRVASIAD
- a CDS encoding type II toxin-antitoxin system PemK/MazF family toxin; translation: MNSFVTGVVRALAEFISTLSSSSADPSTTDATATRQENAPRPRPTTTAPTHTHKPSDRSRPQGSPQHQDPATSKRPRTSIREASIADALAHASYQPIMDGDADPGEVVWTWVPYQEDASVGKDRPAVVIGAQGEGVYLLQLTSKDHSRDAAEEAAAGRYWFDIGSGAWDPKGRPSEVRLDRALWVKATDVRREGSILPEVTWQRIVDALEEHQRTHGG